The Chitinophaga lutea genome contains the following window.
AGGCGATCTCGCTCCAGCAGAGGTCGATGTTGGCGATCAGCTGGCCTTCGTTCCGCTGCATATGGTAGATGTCGTACAGGATTTTGCAGGAGGGGCTGTTTACTGCGCGGCAGAGCATATACGTCTGGTCGGAGGTACGCATGAAAAGGTCCGGGTTGTCGCTCAGCGGCTCCAGCACCATGGTGAGGCCGCCTTTTTCGAGGATCTCGGAGCCCCGGCGCAGCGCGTCGATCACGTGGCCGGTCTGCACCCCGATCGGGAGCTTGCGCTCGAAGTAACCCGGTACTACCGTGGCCCATTTGGCGTTGACGCGTTTGGCCAGTTCCACCGACTGTTCGCAGGCTTTGAGGAACACATCGAGGAATTCTTTTTTACCCGTGGTCAGAGAAACTTTCCAGTTGTCGCCGCCGTCTATCACAAAAACGCCCATGCGCATGTTGAGTTTGGCCAGCAGTTCGCCGATCTTGTTCTGGAGAGCGGTATCCCTTTTGAGCATGCCGTTGTCTTCGATGGAACGGAACCCCTGGTCGTGCATGAACCTGATCTGGTCCAGGAAGTCGTCGCCGGCGCTGTTTTTGAACATGCCTGCGTGCGGGGCGTAATC
Protein-coding sequences here:
- a CDS encoding hydroxypyruvate isomerase family protein, producing the protein MERRSFLQTSTLAGLSALAFGSAGTAAAADARQAAGKPFNMDYAPHAGMFKNSAGDDFLDQIRFMHDQGFRSIEDNGMLKRDTALQNKIGELLAKLNMRMGVFVIDGGDNWKVSLTTGKKEFLDVFLKACEQSVELAKRVNAKWATVVPGYFERKLPIGVQTGHVIDALRRGSEILEKGGLTMVLEPLSDNPDLFMRTSDQTYMLCRAVNSPSCKILYDIYHMQRNEGQLIANIDLCWSEIAYIQIGDNPGRKEPGTGEINYKNIFKHLYDKGYRGVMGMEHGNAKPGKEGEMALIQAYREADKFM